A region of Thermococcus argininiproducens DNA encodes the following proteins:
- a CDS encoding DNA-directed DNA polymerase II small subunit, with the protein MDELVRGLISNNYLITPPAYFLLSEYYKKEFTLPELIKFAKARGTFIIDEITAEEFLKSKEIITAPSHLEKFLSTKEKPKEAEEVQERTIRKLEETAYEVSKTPSGPIEAKSISTDMEEVIETSFPSEESEVITEPRGLEETTLPKSVEEVEEISTEIEEPQEITETFESESNGEENGENGEIKRKIIFEEYGVPIVAEEEEIPEEKKAYSVYDDFKVSPKEGFEFLAKSIKSEFNIKFDVRKVKITPPKAKSGTTKEGEIIVKVYENYFKSRLKKMRKILRENPEVSGVIDIGKLSYINPEGDITIIGLINSKRETRNGYMFEVEDNTGIIKVFIGRDKEDYAKAFEIVPDSVIAFKGRYSNRGIFFADRIYLPDVPLYKKEKPPLEEKVYAVLISDIHVGSNKFCEKAFMKFIEWLNGHVNSKAEEEIVSRIKYLIIAGDVVDGIGIYPGQYNELNIPDIFDQYEALANLLSNVPEHITMFIGPGNHDAARTALPQPEFYKEYAKPLYELKNAIIISNPAVIDLHGREFLIVHGRGIEDIVSYIPNMSHHHPVKPMLELLKLRHVAPTFGAKVPIAPDSEDLLVIESVPDLVQMGHVHVLDYQIYRGVFLINSGTWQAQTEFQKMVNIVPTPAKVPIIDVETARLRMIVDFTKWCDV; encoded by the coding sequence ATGGATGAACTGGTGAGGGGGCTAATATCAAACAACTACTTAATAACTCCCCCAGCATATTTTCTTTTATCTGAATACTATAAAAAAGAGTTTACCCTTCCTGAACTCATAAAATTTGCAAAAGCAAGAGGAACGTTTATAATTGATGAAATAACAGCTGAAGAGTTTCTGAAGTCTAAGGAAATAATTACTGCTCCAAGTCATTTAGAGAAGTTTCTATCCACTAAAGAGAAACCCAAAGAAGCTGAAGAAGTTCAAGAAAGAACTATAAGAAAGCTCGAAGAAACTGCATATGAAGTTTCAAAAACTCCAAGTGGTCCCATTGAGGCCAAAAGTATAAGTACAGATATGGAGGAAGTCATTGAAACGTCATTTCCTTCTGAAGAAAGTGAAGTTATAACAGAACCTAGAGGCCTTGAAGAAACAACGCTTCCTAAGAGCGTAGAAGAAGTTGAGGAAATATCAACAGAGATCGAAGAACCCCAAGAAATCACAGAAACCTTTGAAAGCGAGAGCAATGGTGAAGAAAACGGAGAAAATGGAGAAATAAAAAGAAAAATCATCTTTGAAGAATATGGTGTGCCTATAGTTGCCGAGGAAGAAGAGATTCCAGAGGAGAAAAAAGCCTATTCTGTCTATGATGATTTCAAAGTTTCTCCGAAGGAAGGATTTGAATTCCTAGCGAAGTCAATAAAATCCGAGTTTAATATTAAATTTGATGTACGAAAAGTTAAGATCACACCCCCCAAGGCTAAAAGCGGGACTACCAAAGAAGGAGAGATTATAGTAAAAGTTTATGAGAACTATTTTAAAAGCAGGTTAAAAAAGATGAGGAAAATTCTTCGTGAGAATCCTGAAGTTTCAGGAGTTATTGATATTGGAAAGCTCAGCTACATCAATCCAGAGGGAGACATCACAATAATCGGCCTTATAAACTCAAAAAGGGAAACACGAAATGGATACATGTTTGAGGTGGAAGACAACACTGGAATAATAAAAGTATTCATCGGAAGAGACAAAGAAGATTATGCAAAGGCTTTTGAGATAGTACCCGATAGCGTCATTGCATTTAAAGGAAGATACTCAAATAGAGGGATCTTCTTCGCAGACAGGATTTATCTGCCTGATGTCCCACTCTACAAAAAAGAGAAACCTCCTCTAGAAGAAAAGGTATATGCTGTTCTAATAAGTGACATTCACGTAGGTAGCAACAAGTTCTGCGAAAAGGCATTTATGAAATTTATAGAATGGCTTAATGGGCATGTGAACAGCAAAGCAGAAGAAGAAATAGTAAGCAGGATAAAATACCTTATAATAGCTGGAGACGTAGTTGATGGAATCGGTATATACCCGGGCCAGTATAACGAGCTTAATATTCCTGATATTTTTGACCAATACGAAGCTCTTGCAAATCTTCTTTCAAATGTTCCCGAACATATTACTATGTTTATAGGACCCGGAAATCACGATGCTGCAAGAACCGCTTTACCTCAACCGGAATTCTATAAAGAATATGCAAAGCCTCTTTATGAGTTAAAAAATGCCATTATAATAAGCAACCCAGCAGTAATTGATCTCCATGGTAGAGAATTTTTGATAGTTCACGGTAGGGGGATAGAAGATATTGTTAGTTATATTCCTAATATGAGCCATCACCACCCGGTAAAACCCATGCTGGAACTCCTAAAACTTAGACACGTTGCACCCACCTTCGGGGCAAAAGTTCCTATAGCTCCCGATTCCGAGGATCTACTTGTGATTGAAAGTGTTCCAGACTTAGTACAAATGGGCCACGTTCACGTTCTTGATTACCAGATCTATAGAGGAGTATTCCTAATAAACTCTGGAACATGGCAAGCCCAAACTGAGTTCCAGAAGATGGTTAACATAGTTCCTACACCAGCAAAAGTGCCAATCATAGATGTAGAAACCGCCAGGCTAAGAATGATAGTTGATTTCACTAAATGGTGTGACGTTTGA